ACGTCCAGGCCACCGCGCTGACCAAGCAGGGCCGGCTCGCCGTCTACCCGTCCTCCCGGGGCCAGGAGGCCTGCCAGGTCGGCGGCGTGCTCGCCGTCCGGGACACCGACTGGGTCTTCCCCACCTACCGCGAGTCGATGGCGCTGACCGCCCGGGGCATCGACCCGGTCGAGGTGCTCACCCTGCTGCGCGGCGACTGGCACTGCGGCTACGACCCGACCCGGGTGCACACCGCACCGCAGTGCACCCCGCTGGCGACCCAGTGCGTGCACGCCGCCGGACTCGCCTACGGCGAGTACCACCAGGGCCGGGACACCGTCGCGCTGGCCTTCATCGGTGACGGCGCCACTAGCGAGGGCGACTTCCACGAGGGGCTGAACTTCGCCGCCGTGTTCAAGGCCCCCGTCGTCTACTTCGTGCAGAACAACAGGTACGCGATCAGCGTCCCGCTGTCCCGGCAGACCGCCGCGCCGAGCCTGGCGTACAAGGGCGTCGGCTACGGCGTACCCAGCGAGCAGGTCGACGGCAACGACCCGGTCGCCGTCCTGGCGGTGCTCATCCGGGCCGTCGCGCACGCCCGTGCCGGCAAGGGACCGTACCTGGTGGAGGCGCACACCTACCGGATGGAGGCGCACACCAACGCCGACGACCAGACCCGCTACCGGGACGCCGAGGAGGTCGAGGCGTGGCGCGACCGCGACCCGATCGCCCGGCTGGAGACGTACCTGCGGGCCCGGGGCGAGCTGGACGACGCCACCGTCGCGGCCGTCGCCGAGGAGGCCGAGGCGTACGCGGCCGACCTGCGTGAGCGGATGAACGCCCAGCCCACGGTCGACCCGCTCAGCCTCTTCGACCACGTGTACGCCGAGCCGACCCCGCAGCTGGTCGAGCAGCGCGAACAGGTCCGGGCCGAGCTGGCCGCCGGGCACGACGAGGAGGGGGACGCCTGATGGCCACCATGACCATGGCGAAGGCGCTCAACGCCGCGCTCGCCGACG
The Micromonospora sp. R77 DNA segment above includes these coding regions:
- the pdhA gene encoding pyruvate dehydrogenase (acetyl-transferring) E1 component subunit alpha, translated to MGPPHVQEVPAVTTTPQAVRRASPRTRRPAIPAAPDPTAGLLPTTEPIRLLDPDGTPLPARDDYPEPPAEALREMYRRMVVGRRFDVQATALTKQGRLAVYPSSRGQEACQVGGVLAVRDTDWVFPTYRESMALTARGIDPVEVLTLLRGDWHCGYDPTRVHTAPQCTPLATQCVHAAGLAYGEYHQGRDTVALAFIGDGATSEGDFHEGLNFAAVFKAPVVYFVQNNRYAISVPLSRQTAAPSLAYKGVGYGVPSEQVDGNDPVAVLAVLIRAVAHARAGKGPYLVEAHTYRMEAHTNADDQTRYRDAEEVEAWRDRDPIARLETYLRARGELDDATVAAVAEEAEAYAADLRERMNAQPTVDPLSLFDHVYAEPTPQLVEQREQVRAELAAGHDEEGDA